In Pirellulales bacterium, the sequence AAGAAAATCCGGATCGCGATCATCGGCTTGGGATTTGGCGCGGAGTTCATTCCCATTTACCAGCGGCATCCGCGAGCCGAGATATATGCCATCTGCCAGCGCAATGCCGGCACGCTCCATCAGATTGCCGACGCCTTCAAGATCCCCAAAAAGTATGCCGACTTCCGCGAGCTGCTCAAGGATCCGAACATCGACGCGGTTCACATCAACACGCC encodes:
- a CDS encoding Gfo/Idh/MocA family oxidoreductase — its product is MSDKKIRIAIIGLGFGAEFIPIYQRHPRAEIYAICQRNAGTLHQIADAFKIPKKYADFRELLKDPNIDAVHINTP